In Neofelis nebulosa isolate mNeoNeb1 chromosome 7, mNeoNeb1.pri, whole genome shotgun sequence, the following proteins share a genomic window:
- the LOC131515862 gene encoding uncharacterized protein LOC131515862 — MLEITSSLLPHRLSVGQTGRWIKLLILYVFKRRSEIRHPIVNVACKCACVCERETDDTLPQVLKPGIYHRLLILPGPSARPLAGALWLGRKTAVRERTSVDGKPSVHKLRLHPQPVQTKQLWAQRTCVRIETPKPAEKKKSITIVFQWLQNSWKASSLGNQVLLFLRACSLGSLSSASFQALLCLPLLIASLPRKVRALGSTALASRGNWLAMQNFRPYPRPPLSQHLPFHKTPWGLEWFKCVPTQSQG; from the exons ATGCTG GAAATAACTTCGTCCCTGCTTCCACACCGGCTTTCTGTGGGCCAGACCGGCAGATGGATCAAACTACTGATTCTGTACGTATTCAAGCGCAGGAGTGAAATCAGGCACCCGATCGTTAATGTGGCGTGTAAGTGCGCGTGTGTTTGTGAGAGGGAAACAGACGACACACTCCCACAGGTCCTGAAGCCAGGCATCTACCACCGCTTGCTGATTCTACCAGGCCCTTCGGCAAGGCCTTTGGCCGGAGCCCTGTGGCTGGGAAGGAAAACAGCTGTCAGAGAAAGGACCAGTGTTGATGGTAAGCCGTCTGTGCACAAGCTCAGACTTCACCCCCAGCCTGTCCAAACAAAACAGCTGTGGGCTCAGCGGACCTGTGTACGGATCGAAACCCCCAAACctgctgagaaaaaaaagagcatcacAATAGTCTTCCAATGGCTTCAAAATTCATGGAAGGCATCGTCCTTGGGGAACCAAGTTTTACTTTTCCTAAGGGCTTGTTCCTTGGGCTCCTTATCCTCAGCCTCCTTCCAGgcccttctgtgtcttcctctgctAATAGCCTCCCTGCCGCGGAAGGTGCGGGCTCTGGGATCCACGGCTTTGGCGTCACGTGGGAATTGGTTGGCAATGCAGAACTTCAGGCCATATCCCAGACCCCCCCTGAGTCAGCATCTGCCTTTTCACAAAACCCCTTGGGGTTTGGAGT GGTTCAAGTGCGTCCCTACCCAGTCTCAAGGATGA